The following proteins are encoded in a genomic region of Brachypodium distachyon strain Bd21 chromosome 1, Brachypodium_distachyon_v3.0, whole genome shotgun sequence:
- the LOC100835907 gene encoding uncharacterized protein LOC100835907, whose protein sequence is MAGEEQSGPPAAVERVVVAMKGHPGSGKSTAAHAIAAALRCPLLDKDDVRDCTLRLERAAAGDSGMLNELSYAVLWRVAEKQLRLGLSVVVDSPLSRRAHLDELARLPAALVVVVECRPGDEDEWRRRLEERGDLLADGDGWHKPKTWDELERLVEGYRGCTDYDIGDVPRIVVDTTDPMVGAEAIAARVEDFIRSLLARAH, encoded by the coding sequence ATGGCCGGGGAGGAGCAATCGGGTCCGCCGGCGGCAGTGGagagggtggtggtggcgatGAAGGGACACCCGGGGTCCGGCAAGTCCACGGCGGCgcacgccatcgccgccgcgctccgctGCCCCCTCCTGGACAAGGACGACGTGCGGGACTGCACGCTGCGCCtcgagcgcgccgccgccggcgataGCGGCATGCTCAACGAGCTGTCCTACGCCGTGCTCTGGAGGGTCGCCGAGAAGCAGCTCAGGCTCGGCCTGTCCGTCGTTGTCGACTCCCCTCTGTCACGCCGCGCGCATCTTGACGAGCTGGCCCGGCTGCCCGCCGCGCTTGTCGTTGTCGTGGAATGCCGGCCAGGTGATGAAGATGAATGGCGCCGGAGGCTGGAGGAGCGTGGGGACTTGTTGGCCGATGGTGATGGGTGGCACAAGCCCAAGACTTGGGACGAGCTGGAAAGGCTAGTGGAAGGCTACCGAGGTTGCACAGACTATGACATTGGGGATGTGCCGAGGATCGTCGTGGATACGACAGACCCGATGGTCGGCGCAGAGGCAATTGCTGCCAGGGTTGAGGATTTTATCAGGTCCCTTCTGGCTCGTGCCCACTAG
- the LOC100837815 gene encoding protein YABBY 1: MSSPVQFNSEHVCYVNCNYCNTILVVNVPNNCSYNIVTVRCGHCTMVLSMDLGPFHQARTAQENLVPNRGVPANNCGSYEPSSRNQRTMAMYPMLNNQQQVSPIRPPEKRQRVPSAYNRFIKEEIQRLKSSNPEISHREAFSAAAKNWAHLPRLHFGLSVVDGGGGGGGN; the protein is encoded by the exons ATGTCGTCGCCGGTCCAGTTCAACTCGGAGCATGTTTGCTACGTCAACTGCAACTATTGCAACACCATTCTTGTG GTGAATGTGCCAAACAATTGCTCCTACAACATTGTGACTGTTAGATGTGGGCATTGCACAATGGTGCTCTCTATGGATCTTGGCCCTTTCCACCAAGCACGCACTGCTCAAGAAAATCTG GTCCCAAACAGAGGAGTTCCAGCAAATAATTGTGGAAGTTATGAGCCTAGTTCGAGGAACCAGCGGACAATGGCCATGTACCCGATGTTGAACAATCAGCAGCAAGTGTCACCAATACGCC CTCCAGAGAAGAGACAGCGTGTTCCATCTGCGTACAACAGATTCATCAA GGAGGAGATACAAAGGTTAAAATCAAGCAATCCTGAGATCAGCCACAGAGAGGCTTTCAGTGCTGCTGCAAAGAAC TGGGCCCATCTTCCCCGGCTCCACTTCGGCCTCAGCGTCGTCGACGgcgggggtggtggtggcggcaaTTAA
- the LOC100838119 gene encoding ubiquitin carboxyl-terminal hydrolase 8, whose product MATAATAAAPASASASASTSGRDAPAAAPSAVCLVPFRWWAGVREEAAEEGGVRYAATPAASPSYYGLRLLHSFLQPDLVLRLDRGECRAAGGGGGRSYALVPADELSRALARQNSSLALHNKHSFAGDSAGAYPLVLRISVRETNILTIKISKKDNPVDNYKRANKMFNIDSQPVHVWDFSGQTNLILMNEWNRSHQDYCHSEQENLLEVQVYAMSDSLTFKIGGTNMNVDMSYGSIGRAGSMGLIGLENLGNTCFMNSSIQCLAHTTKLVDYFLGDYDRDINRTNPLGLNGELALAFGELLRSLWTNDRKQVAPHHFKAKIACFAPQFSGFNQHDSQELLAFLLDGLHEDLNHVKCKPYEEAKDASGRPDEEVADEYWSNHLARNDSVIVDTCHGQYKSTLTCPTCSKTSVTFDPFMYLSLPVPSMAKRAMTVTVFSTDGSREPFSYDVRVPKFGTLSDLVQVLSAACSLRDDETLLVTEVYNNRIIRYLEEPSDSISLLRDGDKLAAYRLPKQYEKSSLVVFTHKYVAEHSGVSNVAPQIKEFEAPLLASLPEIVSGLTLESIYLKLLYPLRFSKSISSITGCGSCNGDCAVDLMDATGDCAADLMDATPSDSDGNCQSAQSEDGPERSHCDANESEVMEEPSESNCGGTAISDKEAHREQFEFYLTNGRDDVQHKRMEMNDLNLLETTPSRLHVDVHWQHSVARQYNTSMLNNLPEIHKLELIPKGTEDSVALHGCLEAFLKEEPLGPEDMWYCPCCKKHQQAMKKLDLWRLPEVLVIHLKRFSYTQFTRNKLETSVDFPISDLDLSPYIAAKHEQPNSHYHLYAISNHYGNMGGGHYTASIYQEGKGWYKFDDECVTPIREDSIKTPAAYVLFYRRE is encoded by the exons atggccaccgccgccaccgccgccgccccggcctccgcctccgcctccgcctccacctccggccgcgacgcccccgccgccgccccctccgccGTCTGCCTCGTCCCCTTCAG GTGGTGGGCGGGGgtgagggaggaggcggcggaggagggcggaGTGCGGTACGCCGCCACCCCGGCGGCCTCGCCCTCCTACTACGGCCTCAGGCTCCTGCACAGCTTCCTGCAGCCGGATCTCGTCCTGCGCCTCGACCGCGGGgagtgccgcgccgccggaggaggcgggggacgTAGCTACGCGCTCGTCCCGGCCGACGAGCTCTCCCGCGCGCTCGCCAG GCAGAACTCTAGTTTGGCATTGCATAATAAACATTCGTTTGCTGGAGATAGTGCTGGTGCTTATCCTTTGGTGCTTAGAATATCTGTGCGTGAAACAAACATTTTGACTATTAAGATCAGCAAAAAG GACAATCCAGTTGATAACTATAAGCGGGCAAACAAGATGTTTAACATTGATTCTCAACCA GTTCATGTTTGGGATTTTTCAGGGCAGACAAACCTAATATTAATGAATGAATGGAATAGATCACATCAAGACTATTGCCATTCAGAGCAAGAG AATCTTCTAGAAGTTCAAGTCTATGCAATGTCCGATTCCTTAACATTCAAGATTGGCGGGACCAACATGAATGTTGATATGTCATATGGGAGCATTGGAAGAGCTGGCTCTATGGGGTTAATTGGATTGGAAAATCTTGGGAATACTTGCTTTATGAACAGTTCAATCCAATGTTTGGCTCACACAACAAAGCTTGTTGATTATTTCCTTGGAGATTACGACAGAGATATAAATCGAACAAATCCACTAGGACTGAAT GGGGAACTTGCTTTGGCATTTGGAGAATTGTTGAGGAGTTTATGGACTAACGATCGAAAACAAGTGGCACCACATCATTTTAAGGCAAAAATTGCCTGCTTTGCTCCTCAGTTCAGTGGCTTTAATCAGCATGATTCACAAGAGCTTCTTGCTTTCTTATTGGATGGTCTCCATGAAGATCTTAATCACGTGAAATGCAAACCATATGAAGAAGCTAAGGATGCAAGTGGCCGTCCAGACGAAGAAGTAGCAGATGAGTATTGGAGCAACCATTTAGCTCGAAATGACTCTGTAATAGTTGATACCTGCCAT GGACAATACAAGTCTACATTAACTTGTCCTACTTGTAGTAAAACATCTGTTACCTTTGACCCATTTATGTACTTATCTTTGCCTGTACCTTCCATGGCAAAGAGGGCAATGACTGTGACTGTTTTCAGCACTGATGGTAGCAGAGAGCCATTCTCATATGACGTCAGGGTGCCAAAATTTGGCACTCTTAGTGATCTTGTTCAGGTTTTAAGTGCTGCTTGTTCACTTCGAGATGATGAGACCCTGCTCGTAACAGAG GTCTATAATAATCGCATTATCCGATACCTGGAGGAGCCTTCAGATTCAATTTCGTTGCTGAGAGATGGAGATAAATTGGCAGCATACCGGCTACCAAAGCAATATGAAAAATCCTCACTTGTGGTTTTTACACACAAATACGTTGCTGA GCATTCTGGTGTTAGTAACGTTGCTCCACAAATCAAGGAATTTGAGGCTCCGCTTTTGGCATCACTTCCTGAGATAGTCAGTGGATTGACTCTTGAGAGTATCTATCTGAAATTGTTGTACCCGCTTCGATTTTCCAAGAGCATTAGTTCGATCACTGGTTGTGGGAGTTGCAATGGTGACTGTGCTGTTGACCTGATGGATGCAACTGGTGACTGTGCTGCTGACTTGATGGATGCAACACCTTCGGATTCAGATGGTAATTGTCAGAGTGCCCAGTCGGAAGATGGCCCTGAAAGAAGCCACTGCGATGCTAATGAATCTGAAGTGATGGAAGAACCTAGTGAGTCAAATTGTGGAGGAACAGCTATTTCTGATAAGGAGGCACACAGGGAACAGTTTGAATTTTATCTAACAAATGGAAGGGATGATGTCCAACACAAGAGGATGGAAATGAATGATCTGAATTTACTTGAGACAACACCAAGCCGGTTGCATGTCGATGTCCATTGGCAACATAGTGTGGCAAGACAATATAATACCTCAATGCTGAACAATCTACCCGAGATACATAAGCTTGAGCTTATCCCAAAAGGAACCGAAGATTCTGTTGCACTACATGGTTGTCTAGAAGCCTTTCTAAAAGAGGAACCATTGGGGCCAGAGGACATGTG GTACTGCCCTTGCTGCAAAAAGCATCAGCAAGCGATGAAGAAATTAGATCTCTGGAGGCTGCCTGAAGTTCTGGTCATCCATCTGAAAAGGTTCTCATACACCCAGTTCACAAGAAACAAGCTTGAGACATCTGTAGATTTCCCCATTAGTGATTTGGACTTGTCACCATATATCGCCGCCAAGCATGAACAGCCAAACAGCCATTATCACTTGTACGCCATTAGCAACCACTATGGAAATATGGGAGGTGGACATTACACAGCAAGCATCTAC CAAGAAGGGAAGGGATGGTACAAATTTGATGATGAATGTGTAACACCTATAAGGGAGGACAGCATAAAAACACCAGCTGCTTACGTTCTGTTCTACAGACGAGAGTGA